Genomic window (Arachis hypogaea cultivar Tifrunner chromosome 13, arahy.Tifrunner.gnm2.J5K5, whole genome shotgun sequence):
aaaacTAAACCAACAGTCTCACAAGAGGGActagatattaaaaaatttattcattatatatatatatatatatatatatatatatatatatatatatatatatatataagttaagGCATCCATGAATAAGTATGGAATGAAGATAAGGAGAAATAGTGTCTTTACATGGTAACTAACTAAGCTACATTAGCATGCTGCTTTACTAATTTACAAAAGACATCTATACTCAAAAATCAAGGACGCTTCCTTTTCCTGCAAGCAAATGACAAAGCATAAGCACCTGATAATTTACCATAATGAACAATTCAAGGTCAAATATGAATGAGACCACCAGAAACCTAAGCAATAAAGAGAAAGAACCTTCTCAGAGCTAGATGATCGAAACTCTTCCCAAAATCTCTTGAAGTCCAATTTCAGTTCATGTTTATCCCTGATTTAAAGCTAGAAAAGGTCATAATCATATGTATCATTAAAAGTGAAGCATGTGatgtaataatttaaaattgaaaataaaaaataaaaagcttgagAATCAGTTCTCACCAAATATTATACATCAATtacaagaatttgaaattagaggCACTAAATGAAAGAACATGAGTTCATATCTTATTCTTATCTTTTTAGTAAATGTGCTTTCCTCCAATAATATAATCCCACCTACTTCCTTCTTTTTGCTTTTACTATTCTAGCTCCATTATTACTCTCAATCATAAATTTAAGGTTCAGTTATTTAATTGAAGTCTGGTTTAATTTGaatatgattttctaaatttctaAAGTTTATTAGAAATGAACATTAAAGCATGAAATGAAGAAGGTTATTAATATTACATAGATATTGTTGTTACCAGGTAGTGATGAAGAAAAATCCAGCATGGGAGGCTAAGAGTTGGCAGAAGGGGATTCAGGATCCAACTGAAGTAAGGTTGGCGATGATTTACTAACTGCGATTAAGAGATAAGTATGCTCCATAACCATGGCCATTGCTAGCACAACAAAAGCACAAGCAGCACATACCAATGGCGTTTTTCCACTACTTCTGTATACACATTCTGTTTTTCTTGTGTTCATCCATGTCACCTGCCAtatcattaattatatattaattaagagatttaagtaattaatatatatgattattatgTACCTGAGAACGTGTGGCTTCTGCTATGAGGCAGAGAGTGAAGGAGGAGAGTCCCAATAGGATTGTGACAAGTACGAGGAACACACCAGTTTTGCTGATCATCAAACATGTCTTCCCTGTGTTTGGTTCGAGATCAGCATGTGTAACTGCCATTCTTGAATTGAATTCTGTTTTAAAAGAGATGGATTTGTATAAAGAGATGGTACAAGAAACATGAGCTAAAAAATAGAACCATCATTTTTCATTAAGGAACGATCAATTAATAAATTGtgaacataaacataaataaaagaaacagagccataatgaaagaaaagagaaacattAACATTATAAGATTGTGCCAAAAAAAAGAGACTAATTGTtcattagaaataaattaatCAAAGGAGAAAGTAAGAGTGTTGAATTAATCAAAACCATCTTTTCGGAATTCTTCCAACACATTTCTCATTTTTGAATGCTTTTTCATAGTAATTATCCTTTAAAATACAAAGGAGAAAGTAAGAGTGCTGAATTACATAGAAAATAAATACCACTTAACACATTCAATTTAACTCCAAAGAAAACTTACTTGATTCATGTCTATGGTCTGCAAGGCTTCACCACGAGTGAATATAATGGCATGGTTTTGATTTTCAGGTTTCCCTTCACCAATCACAACTGGAAAACCTGAAAGCTTGATGCGATATACTTCCTGTTAATTCAACATAAAACCATTTCTTAATTAGGAAGCTTGTGCAAACATTTTTCAACTAGATCCTTTTATCTAACTTAGTTTATCCTTTTCTTAGAAAATTTAGGTGAATCATAATTGGAAAATGAGACTTCAAACTTGAACATTTGTCCATACCTCATCATACTTTTCACCTCCTTTTTATGTGCCTTTAATATTTAAGAACTTAAGAGAGTTGGCACTTGCCATTTTTCAATATTCATTCTATTTTTTCCACTTTCATGTCATTAAATTAGTTAATCATAATGACTAACCTGAAGGACAACATGTTTCGAACTTTGGGAGCCTTCGGCATATTCATGAATAAGGAATTTGCAAAGAATGTGATACGGCAGCGAGCATCCAAATTTTGAGGCACATTTATGGCTGATTCCTTTACTGTTAAAAGCAAATGAAGCCTAATAACCTACATAGAAGAAACAAAGACTTAGTAAACAAAATCACAAAGAATAATGCAGCGAATCAACCGGAGTTTATTTGTGAAGACTACCTTCTCCTTCACTGATTTGTTGACAGTAAAATTGGTGTCTATGTTGACAAATCTCTGTCCTCTTTCTTTGGTGTTGAGACGAAGATTTTCCATGACTCTAGAGAAAGAAAAACCAGATCAACATCATAATGCAGCACTTATTGTGATGtttaatatatataaagtttTGAACATAGAAATGGCCATCAAGCATAAAATCTTGTAAGATAATTTCTACAATATCATGCAAAACATTGACTATTTGGGGCTTCAGTGTCTCGAGTTTGTCGTCTTCAGCTCGCTGCTAATGAGAATGAAAATCCAGTGTTATAAAGACTTCAAAGGGTCTATAT
Coding sequences:
- the LOC140173115 gene encoding uncharacterized protein, with the protein product MAVTHADLEPNTGKTCLMISKTGVFLVLVTILLGLSSFTLCLIAEATRSQVTWMNTRKTECVYRSSGKTPLVCAACAFVVLAMAMVMEHTYLLIAVSKSSPTLLQLDPESPSANS